One Marinobacter panjinensis DNA segment encodes these proteins:
- the lpxC gene encoding UDP-3-O-acyl-N-acetylglucosamine deacetylase — translation MIRQRTLKNTIRATGVGLHSGEKVYLTLKPAPVDSGIVFRRTDLDPVVDIRASAENVGETMLSTTLLKDGVRVATVEHLLSAMAGLGIDNCFVELSAAEVPIMDGSAGPFVFLLQSAGIAEQDAAKRFIRIKREVTVEEGDKKATLLPFEGFKVSFGIDFDHPVFKGRAQTATVDFSSTSFVKEVSRARTFGFMRDIEKLRAMNLALGGSVDNAIVVDDYKILNEDGLRYDDEFVKHKLLDAIGDLYQLGNSLIGEFRGIKSGHDLNNKLLRKLRAEEDAWEVVTFDDEAAAPISYMKPVLAAG, via the coding sequence ATGATCAGACAACGGACACTCAAAAACACCATCCGCGCCACCGGTGTTGGCCTTCACTCAGGTGAAAAGGTTTACCTGACCCTGAAGCCGGCACCCGTGGACTCGGGCATCGTATTCCGCCGCACCGATCTCGACCCTGTGGTCGACATTCGTGCCTCTGCGGAAAACGTGGGTGAGACCATGCTTTCCACGACACTGCTGAAAGACGGTGTCCGGGTTGCAACAGTAGAGCATTTGTTGTCAGCCATGGCTGGTCTCGGGATTGATAACTGCTTCGTCGAACTCAGTGCAGCGGAAGTGCCCATCATGGACGGTTCGGCCGGACCTTTTGTGTTTCTTCTGCAGTCTGCCGGCATTGCCGAGCAGGACGCGGCCAAGCGTTTTATCCGCATCAAACGTGAAGTGACGGTTGAAGAAGGTGACAAGAAAGCGACCCTGCTGCCCTTCGAAGGCTTCAAGGTCAGCTTCGGCATCGACTTTGATCACCCTGTATTCAAGGGGCGCGCCCAGACCGCTACCGTTGACTTCTCCAGCACGTCTTTCGTGAAGGAAGTCAGCCGCGCACGGACTTTCGGGTTCATGCGTGACATCGAGAAGTTGCGGGCGATGAACCTGGCACTGGGCGGAAGCGTGGATAACGCCATCGTGGTTGATGACTACAAGATCCTCAACGAAGACGGTCTGCGTTACGACGATGAATTCGTCAAGCACAAGCTGCTGGATGCCATTGGTGACCTCTACCAGTTGGGTAACAGCCTGATTGGCGAGTTCCGTGGTATAAAATCCGGCCATGACCTGAATAACAAGTTGCTACGCAAGCTCCGGGCTGAAGAGGATGCGTGGGAAGTGGTTACCTTTGACGATGAGGCCGCTGCCCCGATTTCCTATATGAAACCTGTGCTGGCGGCGGGCTGA
- a CDS encoding DciA family protein — translation MKKKTDLELTPDSFSRASTLRELMAKAQHHARAEQLVIAALPESLAKGTRFVSCKEGELILSAATATTASQIRFRQHEIMEELRKQELFRFVWKLKVKVAPPRFSERPKVKMTPLSNENARLLKEEAGHTKDKQLREVLEKLASHVRD, via the coding sequence ATGAAAAAGAAAACGGACCTCGAATTGACCCCGGACAGTTTCTCCAGAGCCTCAACTTTGCGGGAGCTGATGGCAAAGGCCCAGCATCATGCCCGGGCCGAACAGCTGGTTATTGCAGCATTGCCGGAGAGCCTTGCCAAAGGCACCCGCTTTGTCAGCTGCAAGGAGGGTGAACTGATACTTTCCGCCGCAACGGCCACTACCGCCAGCCAGATCCGTTTTCGTCAACACGAGATCATGGAAGAACTGCGCAAACAGGAGCTGTTCCGCTTTGTCTGGAAGCTGAAGGTGAAGGTTGCCCCACCCCGGTTCAGCGAGCGACCAAAGGTGAAAATGACACCTCTGAGTAACGAAAATGCCCGGCTCCTCAAAGAGGAAGCCGGGCACACGAAGGACAAACAATTACGCGAGGTTCTCGAAAAACTCGCAAGCCACGTCCGGGATTAA
- a CDS encoding M23 family metallopeptidase, whose translation MKPEDDMNIILVGKRHGKSRAVSINAPVAAGLVFIVTALLALAGWSGYQVALGQVETTEPAESELVAEWRSKLTEQRGELAQIEQNVQQQVDALTLRLGEMQGRLLRLDALGQRFVESGLVASDEFDFDQPAAVGGPEDGLDGDSYTAPELTGMIDQLARRIEDREQQLRMLDMVTSRQKLEKELYVQGRPITWGWLSSKYGYRSDPFNGKRTWHAGVDLAGKDGSDIISVAGGVVTYADERYGYGNLVEVDHGDGLVTRYAHAKTIKVKVGDVVQKGEVLALMGSTGRSTGPHVHFEVIRNGKSENPETYIKRASR comes from the coding sequence ATGAAACCAGAAGACGATATGAATATTATCCTTGTTGGCAAGCGCCATGGGAAATCCCGTGCGGTTTCGATAAACGCTCCGGTCGCAGCCGGCCTGGTCTTTATCGTAACCGCGCTGCTGGCCCTGGCAGGCTGGTCCGGTTATCAGGTGGCCCTTGGCCAGGTCGAGACGACCGAGCCCGCTGAGTCAGAGCTGGTGGCAGAGTGGCGCTCGAAATTGACTGAACAAAGAGGCGAGCTCGCGCAAATCGAGCAGAACGTACAGCAGCAGGTGGACGCTCTTACGCTTCGCCTGGGTGAAATGCAGGGTCGCCTGCTTCGTTTGGATGCGCTCGGGCAGCGTTTCGTGGAATCAGGCCTCGTGGCCAGTGACGAATTCGATTTTGATCAGCCGGCTGCAGTGGGCGGTCCCGAGGACGGTCTCGACGGTGACTCCTACACGGCCCCTGAACTCACCGGCATGATCGATCAGCTGGCACGGCGTATTGAAGACCGCGAGCAGCAACTGCGAATGCTGGACATGGTCACTTCCCGCCAGAAACTTGAGAAAGAGCTCTATGTGCAGGGCCGCCCAATCACCTGGGGCTGGTTGTCGTCCAAGTACGGCTATCGTTCGGATCCCTTTAACGGAAAACGTACCTGGCACGCCGGAGTGGATCTGGCAGGCAAGGACGGCAGCGATATCATCTCTGTTGCCGGCGGTGTGGTCACCTATGCCGATGAGCGCTACGGTTATGGCAATCTGGTGGAGGTTGACCACGGTGATGGCCTGGTGACCCGCTACGCTCACGCCAAGACGATCAAGGTCAAGGTGGGGGACGTTGTCCAGAAGGGTGAGGTTCTGGCGCTGATGGGTAGCACCGGGCGCTCTACCGGCCCTCACGTGCATTTTGAGGTCATCCGTAACGGCAAGTCCGAGAACCCGGAAACCTATATCAAGCGAGCCAGCCGCTAA
- the secA gene encoding preprotein translocase subunit SecA: MFTKLATKMFGSKNAREIKRMRKTVSRINELEEQYGNLSDTELQGKTAEFRRRYDEGESLDALLPEAFATTREASRRVMGMRHYDVQMVGGITLHEGRISEMKTGEGKTLVATLAVYLNALTGKGAHLVTVNDYLARRDAEWMGKLYRFLGLQVGVVAAGQPQEEKRAAYQADITYGTNNEFGFDYLRDNMAFSTEDKVQRGLHFAIVDEVDSILIDEARTPLIISGAAEDSSKLYQAINELVPRLEQGEVSEEEAEPSGDFTIDEKSRQVELTESGHERVEELLLERGLLKEGESLYSAANLSLLHHIHSALRAHHLFQKDVDYIVQGDQVVIVDEHTGRTMPGRRWSEGLHQAIEAKEGVRIQAESQTLASTTFQNYFRLYDKLAGMTGTADTEAFEFRQIYGLDVVVIPPNKPIQRIDYNDLIYLTQDEKFHAIIDEIKDVTTEGRPILVGTASIEASELLSMLLKKARIDHKILNAKQHESEAQIIAQAGRPGAVTIATNMAGRGTDIVLGGNWEFEVAGLENPTEEEVARIKAEWTERHNQVLEAGGLHIIGTERHESRRIDNQLRGRAGRQGDPGSSRFFLSLEDNLMRIFAPDRVKSLMQAMGMKKGEAIEHRMVTNAIEKSQRKVEGRNFDMRKTLLEYDDVANDQRTVIYDQRNEVMSSDDISDMVKTIREDVVDSLISEFIPPQSMPEQWDVPGLESQLQSELAISLPVQKWLDEDSKLFEENLRQRILDEIVAAYEAKEEIAGSEPMRKFEKQVFLQVLDTLWKEHLSNMDHLRRGIHLRGYAQKNPKQEYKREAFNLFESMLETMKRDVVRVLSHVRVQSREEMEEVERRRKEELERELAQARLRHDETSATGQKQDDTAGASGAQSQGTPETFVRQDRKVGRNEPCPCGSGKKYKQCCGKVS, encoded by the coding sequence ATGTTCACAAAGCTTGCAACCAAGATGTTCGGCAGTAAGAACGCCAGAGAAATCAAGCGAATGCGCAAAACTGTCTCGCGCATTAACGAACTTGAAGAGCAGTATGGCAATTTGTCCGACACCGAGTTGCAGGGAAAGACTGCAGAATTCCGCCGTCGCTATGACGAAGGCGAAAGTCTGGATGCGCTGCTTCCGGAAGCCTTTGCCACCACCCGGGAAGCCAGCCGGCGGGTAATGGGAATGCGCCATTACGACGTGCAGATGGTCGGCGGTATTACGCTGCACGAAGGCCGGATTTCCGAGATGAAAACCGGTGAGGGTAAAACCCTGGTGGCCACGCTGGCAGTTTACCTGAACGCACTGACCGGAAAAGGCGCTCACCTGGTGACGGTGAACGATTACCTGGCCCGCCGGGACGCCGAGTGGATGGGCAAGCTCTATCGTTTTCTGGGCCTTCAGGTGGGCGTTGTCGCCGCCGGTCAGCCCCAGGAAGAGAAGCGTGCTGCCTATCAGGCCGACATTACCTACGGCACCAACAACGAGTTCGGTTTTGATTACCTGCGGGACAACATGGCGTTCAGCACTGAAGACAAGGTGCAGCGCGGATTGCACTTTGCCATTGTCGACGAAGTGGACTCCATTCTTATAGACGAGGCCCGTACGCCCCTGATCATCTCCGGTGCGGCCGAAGACAGCTCGAAACTCTACCAGGCCATCAATGAACTGGTGCCCAGGCTTGAACAGGGCGAAGTCAGTGAGGAAGAAGCCGAACCCAGCGGCGACTTCACCATCGATGAGAAGTCCCGTCAGGTAGAACTGACTGAAAGCGGTCACGAGCGAGTAGAGGAACTGTTGCTGGAGCGCGGCCTGTTGAAAGAAGGCGAGAGCCTTTATTCCGCCGCCAATCTCAGCCTGTTGCACCATATCCATTCAGCCCTCAGGGCGCACCACCTGTTCCAGAAAGATGTGGACTATATCGTTCAGGGTGACCAGGTGGTCATCGTGGATGAGCATACCGGCCGTACCATGCCTGGCCGCCGCTGGAGTGAAGGCCTGCACCAGGCGATCGAGGCCAAGGAAGGTGTCCGTATCCAGGCGGAGAGTCAGACCCTGGCTTCCACCACCTTCCAGAACTATTTCCGTCTTTACGACAAGCTGGCCGGCATGACCGGTACTGCCGACACCGAAGCCTTCGAATTCCGCCAGATCTATGGCCTGGACGTGGTGGTTATTCCGCCCAACAAGCCGATTCAGCGGATCGACTACAACGACCTGATCTACCTGACCCAGGATGAAAAGTTCCACGCCATCATTGACGAGATCAAGGACGTAACGACCGAAGGGCGACCGATCCTGGTGGGTACCGCTTCCATTGAGGCGTCCGAGCTGTTGTCCATGTTGCTCAAGAAGGCGCGGATTGATCACAAGATCCTGAACGCCAAGCAGCACGAAAGCGAAGCCCAGATCATCGCCCAGGCTGGCCGCCCCGGCGCTGTCACTATTGCCACCAACATGGCGGGCCGTGGTACCGACATCGTGCTGGGCGGTAACTGGGAATTCGAGGTCGCGGGTCTGGAGAACCCCACCGAAGAAGAAGTTGCCCGTATCAAGGCCGAGTGGACCGAGCGACACAACCAGGTGCTCGAGGCCGGAGGCCTGCACATCATTGGTACCGAGCGGCACGAGTCCCGTCGGATCGACAACCAGCTCCGTGGTCGTGCCGGTCGTCAGGGTGACCCTGGCTCGTCGCGTTTCTTCCTGTCCCTGGAAGACAACCTGATGCGGATCTTCGCCCCGGACCGGGTGAAGAGCCTGATGCAGGCCATGGGCATGAAGAAAGGCGAGGCCATCGAGCATCGCATGGTCACCAACGCCATCGAGAAGTCCCAGCGCAAGGTGGAAGGCCGCAACTTCGATATGCGCAAAACTCTGCTGGAATACGATGACGTTGCCAATGACCAGCGTACGGTGATCTACGACCAGCGTAACGAGGTGATGTCCTCAGACGACATCTCTGACATGGTCAAGACCATCCGCGAGGACGTTGTCGACTCGTTGATCAGCGAATTCATTCCGCCGCAAAGCATGCCTGAGCAATGGGATGTGCCCGGCCTTGAAAGCCAGTTGCAGTCGGAACTGGCCATTAGCCTGCCGGTTCAGAAGTGGTTGGATGAAGACAGCAAGCTGTTCGAGGAAAATCTCAGGCAGCGGATTCTGGACGAAATTGTCGCAGCCTATGAGGCCAAGGAAGAAATTGCCGGTTCCGAGCCCATGCGCAAGTTCGAGAAGCAGGTATTCCTGCAGGTGCTTGATACCCTGTGGAAGGAACACCTGTCGAACATGGATCATCTGCGCCGTGGTATCCATCTGCGAGGTTATGCCCAGAAGAATCCGAAGCAGGAATACAAGCGCGAGGCGTTCAACCTGTTTGAGAGCATGCTGGAAACCATGAAGCGCGATGTGGTTAGGGTGCTTTCCCACGTTCGCGTGCAGAGCCGTGAAGAAATGGAAGAGGTGGAACGGCGCCGCAAGGAAGAGCTGGAGCGTGAGCTTGCCCAGGCCCGTCTGCGCCACGATGAGACCAGTGCCACTGGCCAGAAGCAGGATGACACTGCCGGTGCTTCCGGCGCTCAATCCCAGGGCACGCCGGAGACCTTTGTGCGACAGGACAGGAAAGTGGGGCGCAACGAGCCTTGTCCGTGTGGGTCTGGCAAGAAATACAAGCAGTGTTGCGGAAAGGTCAGCTGA
- the argJ gene encoding bifunctional glutamate N-acetyltransferase/amino-acid acetyltransferase ArgJ, giving the protein MAVGPGTLPTFFPVSGVKLGIGSAGIKKPGKKDLVVIELAPGSRVAGIFTRNQFCAAPVHITRRHLASDAPRYLLINTGNANAGTGEQGMKDAQACCQALADHAGLAAGAILPFSTGVIGEPLPVDKIVNALPQALNDVSESHWAEAASGIMTTDTRPKGATRQIELNGHKVSISGISKGAGMIRPNMATMLGFIATDAKIAPDVLSSLASELGEKSFNRITIDGDTSTNDACMLIASGQYGGPEITSDSPCLPELRAALQDVFLELAHAIVRDGEGATKFVTIEVSRASSVEESLDVAYTVAHSPLVKTALFASDPNWGRILAAVGRAGVEGLDLNALEIWLGDVCLVRNGGRAEDYSESRGQAVMSGEEITIHIDLKRGEIMERVWTCDFSHDYVTINAEYRT; this is encoded by the coding sequence ATGGCAGTTGGTCCAGGAACCTTGCCGACATTTTTCCCGGTTTCCGGCGTGAAGCTGGGCATCGGTAGCGCCGGCATCAAAAAACCGGGTAAAAAGGACCTGGTGGTCATTGAGCTGGCCCCGGGTAGCCGTGTGGCGGGTATCTTTACCCGAAACCAGTTTTGCGCGGCCCCGGTTCACATTACCCGCCGCCACCTTGCCAGCGATGCACCCCGTTACCTGCTGATCAACACCGGCAATGCCAACGCGGGTACGGGTGAGCAGGGCATGAAAGATGCCCAGGCCTGCTGCCAGGCGCTGGCAGATCATGCTGGCTTAGCTGCCGGGGCCATACTACCGTTCTCCACGGGTGTCATTGGTGAGCCGCTGCCGGTGGATAAAATTGTCAACGCCCTGCCGCAAGCGCTGAACGATGTTTCCGAATCCCACTGGGCCGAAGCTGCCTCCGGCATTATGACCACCGATACCCGTCCCAAGGGTGCAACCCGCCAGATTGAGCTGAACGGCCACAAGGTCTCAATTTCCGGTATCAGCAAAGGCGCAGGCATGATTCGCCCCAACATGGCCACCATGCTCGGGTTTATCGCTACCGACGCAAAGATTGCACCGGATGTGTTGTCGTCACTGGCTTCGGAACTGGGGGAAAAGTCCTTCAACCGCATTACCATCGATGGCGACACCTCCACCAACGACGCCTGTATGCTGATCGCCAGTGGCCAATACGGCGGTCCGGAGATCACCTCCGACAGTCCATGCCTGCCTGAACTCAGAGCAGCGCTGCAGGACGTGTTCCTGGAATTGGCTCACGCCATTGTCCGGGACGGAGAGGGTGCCACCAAGTTTGTCACCATCGAAGTCAGCCGGGCCAGTTCCGTTGAGGAGTCTCTGGACGTCGCCTACACCGTTGCCCACTCACCCCTGGTCAAGACTGCCCTGTTCGCTTCCGATCCCAATTGGGGCCGGATCCTGGCGGCGGTGGGCCGTGCCGGGGTCGAGGGGCTGGACCTGAATGCCCTCGAAATCTGGCTGGGGGATGTCTGCCTGGTGCGCAATGGCGGCCGCGCCGAGGATTACAGTGAGTCCCGTGGGCAGGCGGTGATGAGTGGCGAGGAGATTACCATTCACATTGATCTTAAGCGTGGCGAAATCATGGAGCGGGTGTGGACCTGCGACTTCTCCCACGACTATGTCACCATTAATGCCGAGTACCGCACCTGA
- a CDS encoding Nudix family hydrolase gives MAAVPEIHVAVGVIFRQGKVLIARRPEHVHQGGLLEFPGGKVEEGETVQQALVREIREETGLRIAPESLVPVIEVRHDYGDKRVFLDVWQTSSAEGEPEGREGQEIRWLDVRELTDVDFPVANRPIIRALRLPRQYAITGTVENEDAFVRRLQQSAECGGPELTLFRAPELSVEAYTRLAHRALEVCQATDAMLMLHGYPSLIEHLPQARGVHLPWREARQFATRPIADNYLLAVSCHNEGEIAHAVQLQADFITLGPVNPTPSHPGAHGMGWRRFRALVAASTVPVYALGGLSLTDIDEARGAGAQGIAGISFWWSDV, from the coding sequence ATGGCAGCTGTTCCGGAAATACACGTTGCGGTGGGAGTCATTTTCCGCCAGGGCAAAGTACTGATCGCCCGCCGGCCTGAGCATGTCCACCAGGGCGGCCTTCTGGAGTTTCCGGGGGGCAAGGTGGAAGAGGGCGAGACGGTTCAACAGGCGCTGGTCAGGGAGATCCGGGAAGAAACCGGGTTGCGAATTGCCCCGGAATCCCTTGTGCCGGTCATAGAGGTTCGCCACGACTACGGTGACAAGCGGGTGTTTCTCGATGTCTGGCAAACGTCTTCAGCCGAGGGAGAGCCAGAGGGCCGCGAGGGCCAGGAAATACGCTGGCTTGATGTGCGCGAGCTGACGGATGTGGATTTCCCCGTTGCGAACCGGCCGATTATCCGCGCGCTGCGACTTCCCCGCCAATATGCCATTACCGGCACGGTAGAAAACGAAGATGCTTTTGTCAGGCGGCTACAGCAAAGCGCGGAATGTGGCGGACCGGAACTTACCCTGTTCAGGGCACCGGAGTTAAGCGTCGAGGCCTACACCCGGCTGGCGCACCGGGCACTGGAGGTCTGTCAGGCCACCGATGCCATGCTGATGCTGCACGGGTATCCCTCCCTGATCGAACATCTCCCGCAGGCCCGGGGGGTGCATCTGCCCTGGCGTGAAGCCAGGCAGTTTGCGACCCGCCCCATCGCTGACAATTACCTGTTGGCGGTCTCCTGTCACAATGAAGGGGAAATTGCCCATGCGGTGCAGTTACAGGCGGATTTCATTACCCTTGGCCCGGTAAATCCCACCCCCTCCCATCCTGGCGCGCACGGTATGGGCTGGCGTCGTTTCCGGGCCTTGGTGGCGGCCTCGACGGTTCCGGTTTATGCGCTGGGCGGTCTGTCTTTGACCGATATTGACGAAGCTCGCGGTGCTGGTGCCCAGGGTATTGCCGGTATCAGTTTCTGGTGGTCAGACGTCTGA
- the moaC gene encoding cyclic pyranopterin monophosphate synthase MoaC, producing MSKLTHLDEKGAARMVDVTSKAVTEREARAEALIRMAPETLAMIVEGQHPKGDVLAVARVAGIMAAKKTHDLIPLCHALNLTSVKVELTPGEDGASVHIATLCKLAGQTGVEMEALTAASVAALTLYDMCKAVDRGMVVDNVRLLEKKGGRSGHWSASDSGS from the coding sequence GTGAGCAAACTGACGCATCTTGATGAAAAAGGCGCCGCACGGATGGTAGACGTGACGTCCAAGGCCGTCACCGAACGCGAGGCCAGAGCGGAAGCTCTGATCAGGATGGCGCCTGAAACCCTCGCAATGATCGTAGAAGGGCAGCACCCTAAGGGTGACGTGTTGGCGGTCGCACGGGTAGCGGGCATTATGGCGGCGAAGAAAACCCACGACCTGATTCCTTTATGCCACGCACTGAACCTGACGTCGGTGAAAGTTGAGCTGACGCCGGGTGAAGATGGTGCGTCGGTCCATATTGCCACGCTGTGCAAACTCGCGGGTCAGACGGGAGTCGAAATGGAGGCGCTGACGGCTGCCAGTGTGGCCGCACTGACGCTCTACGACATGTGCAAGGCGGTTGATCGCGGTATGGTGGTGGATAATGTCCGCCTGCTGGAGAAGAAGGGCGGTCGCAGCGGCCATTGGTCTGCTTCAGACTCCGGTTCGTAA
- the ribA gene encoding GTP cyclohydrolase II, whose protein sequence is MAVRYIQTCRLPTPFGVFDMHGFEEPDTGKEHVALTLGDLGSPEPMLARTHSECLTGDALYSMRCDCGYQLEEALRSIAREGRGILMYLRQEGRGIGLLNKIRAYNLQDQGADTVEANEQLGFAADLRDYTMCRDMLEHLGISSLRLMTNNPRKVDALTGLGIEIAERVPLHVGRNPHNEHYLNTKQSKLGHWFETHQDDDPTV, encoded by the coding sequence GTGGCCGTTCGTTACATCCAGACATGCCGGTTGCCTACCCCTTTCGGCGTTTTCGACATGCACGGTTTTGAGGAGCCGGACACCGGGAAGGAACATGTGGCCCTTACGCTGGGTGATCTTGGCAGTCCCGAGCCGATGCTGGCACGGACACACTCCGAATGCCTGACCGGCGATGCGCTCTACAGCATGCGCTGTGATTGCGGCTATCAGCTTGAGGAAGCACTTCGCAGCATTGCCCGCGAAGGCCGTGGCATTCTGATGTACTTACGCCAGGAGGGCCGGGGTATCGGCCTGTTGAACAAGATTCGCGCCTATAATCTGCAGGATCAGGGGGCAGATACGGTTGAAGCCAACGAGCAACTCGGTTTTGCCGCTGATCTGCGGGATTACACGATGTGCCGGGACATGCTGGAGCATCTGGGCATCAGCAGCCTGAGGCTGATGACCAACAACCCCCGCAAAGTGGATGCGCTGACGGGCCTGGGTATTGAAATTGCGGAACGTGTGCCGCTGCACGTGGGGCGTAACCCCCACAATGAGCATTACCTGAACACCAAGCAGAGCAAACTCGGACACTGGTTCGAGACTCATCAGGACGACGATCCCACCGTCTGA
- the dxs gene encoding 1-deoxy-D-xylulose-5-phosphate synthase, whose translation MQDTYTFKEIPSKRPNTPLLDRIDVPAQLRELADDQLTQLARELRAFLLWSVGQTGGHFGAGLGVLELTVALHYVFNTPEDRLVWDVGHQAYPHKILTGRRERMHSIRRKGGLAGFPKRAESEYDTFGVGHSSTSISAALGMAVAARLQGTGRKSIAVIGDGAMTAGMAFEALNHAGHLHADMLVILNDNDMSISHNVGGLSNYFAKLLASRTYNQVRDSSKRVLQAAPHLMALARKTEEHFKGMIAPGTLFEELGFNYIGPIDGHDLPLLVETLENIRELDGPQFLHVVTTKGKGFAPAEADPIGYHAINKIEPVPASKPEPVVPKPSKPKYANVFGQWLCDAAEADERIVGITPAMCEGSDLLAFSQRFPERYFDVAIAEQHAVTLAAGLACDGAKPVVAIYSTFLQRAYDQLIHDVAIQNLDVLFAIDRAGLVGEDGPTHAGAFDISYLRCIPNMIVMAPSDENETRQLLHTGMLFDGPAAVRYPRGTGPGAEIIRELAPLPIGKGRLAREGTGIAILNFGTLLTPALEAAEALGATVADMRFVKPLDEELILFLAEQHDLLVTVEENAIAGGAGSAVAEFLNSRGISQPLQQIGLPDTFIDHGKHGELLSSCGLDAEGIRRAIEGRRERMENSQSLKAVK comes from the coding sequence ATGCAGGATACATATACTTTCAAGGAAATCCCGTCAAAACGGCCCAACACGCCGCTTCTGGACAGGATAGATGTTCCAGCACAGCTGCGGGAGCTGGCAGATGACCAGCTCACCCAGCTGGCAAGGGAATTGCGCGCGTTCCTGCTATGGTCGGTAGGTCAGACCGGCGGACACTTCGGTGCGGGTCTGGGCGTTCTGGAACTGACCGTGGCCTTGCACTATGTCTTTAACACGCCAGAAGACCGTCTGGTGTGGGATGTGGGGCATCAGGCCTACCCTCACAAGATCCTCACCGGCCGTCGCGAGCGCATGCACAGCATTCGACGCAAAGGCGGCCTGGCGGGTTTTCCCAAGCGGGCCGAGAGCGAATACGACACCTTCGGCGTAGGGCATTCCAGCACCTCGATCAGTGCCGCCCTGGGCATGGCCGTGGCCGCGCGCCTGCAGGGTACCGGCCGCAAGAGCATCGCCGTGATCGGTGACGGTGCCATGACCGCAGGAATGGCCTTCGAGGCACTGAATCACGCCGGCCACCTGCATGCCGACATGCTGGTTATCCTCAACGACAACGACATGTCCATTTCCCATAATGTGGGCGGGCTGTCGAACTACTTCGCCAAGTTGCTGGCCAGCCGCACCTACAACCAGGTGCGGGACAGCAGCAAACGGGTACTGCAGGCAGCACCACACCTGATGGCGCTGGCCCGCAAGACCGAGGAACACTTCAAGGGCATGATTGCCCCGGGCACCCTGTTCGAGGAACTCGGCTTCAACTACATCGGCCCCATCGACGGCCATGACCTGCCCCTGCTGGTGGAAACCCTGGAAAATATCCGCGAGCTGGACGGCCCGCAATTCCTGCATGTTGTAACCACCAAGGGCAAAGGCTTCGCGCCCGCCGAAGCCGACCCCATTGGCTACCACGCCATCAACAAGATCGAGCCGGTGCCCGCCAGCAAACCGGAGCCGGTAGTACCCAAACCATCGAAGCCCAAGTATGCCAATGTCTTTGGTCAGTGGCTGTGTGACGCCGCAGAGGCGGACGAACGCATTGTCGGCATCACCCCGGCCATGTGTGAGGGCTCTGACCTGCTGGCGTTCTCCCAGCGCTTCCCGGAGCGGTATTTTGACGTTGCCATTGCCGAGCAGCACGCAGTCACCCTGGCGGCAGGTCTTGCCTGTGATGGCGCCAAGCCGGTGGTTGCCATCTATTCCACGTTCCTGCAACGGGCCTACGACCAGTTGATCCACGATGTGGCGATACAGAACCTGGATGTACTGTTTGCCATTGACCGCGCTGGCCTGGTGGGCGAAGACGGCCCCACCCACGCCGGTGCTTTCGATATCAGTTACCTGCGGTGCATACCCAATATGATCGTGATGGCACCCTCTGACGAAAATGAAACCCGGCAGTTGCTGCATACAGGCATGCTGTTTGATGGCCCCGCTGCGGTCCGCTACCCACGGGGAACCGGACCGGGTGCAGAGATTATCCGGGAGCTCGCTCCCCTGCCCATCGGCAAGGGTCGGCTGGCAAGAGAAGGTACGGGCATCGCCATCCTGAACTTTGGCACCTTGCTGACGCCTGCACTGGAAGCCGCCGAAGCGCTGGGCGCAACGGTGGCCGACATGCGCTTTGTGAAGCCGCTGGATGAGGAACTGATCCTGTTTCTGGCAGAGCAACACGACCTGCTGGTGACTGTCGAGGAAAATGCGATCGCCGGCGGTGCCGGCAGCGCGGTGGCGGAGTTCCTGAACAGCCGCGGCATCAGTCAGCCCCTGCAGCAGATCGGACTTCCGGACACCTTCATTGATCATGGCAAGCACGGAGAACTGCTGTCTTCCTGCGGCCTGGATGCAGAAGGCATCAGACGTGCTATTGAAGGCCGCCGGGAGCGAATGGAAAACAGCCAGTCACTCAAGGCGGTGAAGTAA